In Leptospiraceae bacterium, one DNA window encodes the following:
- a CDS encoding flagellar hook-length control protein FliK: MSLVREVGHSDFLKKEEALPSSQLKKENSGNSSFLNILKNIQSSAQILISDTNIKANERLSNEKHEFENLENPIVKKEEIENKKTETSSDDKPDTLEEEKEEKTNSKQNRYSIFKGQIEKAASKLTEVLVAKEPSENLEKSESKQEKQFDFREFVENLLFEKKVSKTDEIKIDNNISDETISEFEDSENEDDFLIDDPRFFNLELFQYSQEILEKDFSNDSIAGEESIDEFEHRENPNNSETIKISFKQDISSPKNNEGLNDFLDSEDESKTIEMKSEKLQEEKSLIENGASEKKNNTPEKEVNVSFLDKSKWQIKREKEEIHNSERVKSENLEAKGINSLKDFNSSNEKERGSFDDKRSGQFFFHSTVSLKDKSTQKIQPNEEMLKSEKFQKSLNNLVRQAKVHIVENGKSSAQVSLHPKELGKVLLNVTIEKNRVEGKIVVESETVKAAVATEMANLKIELKSVGLSLDNLQIEVGGNGNFMNFAKDDNFAEEKEGSFRGNNKLQEKSIEENGILVESLSSNILDIKI; encoded by the coding sequence ATGAGCCTTGTAAGGGAAGTTGGTCATTCAGATTTTTTGAAAAAGGAAGAAGCTCTTCCATCATCACAATTAAAAAAAGAGAATTCTGGAAATAGTTCTTTTTTAAATATACTAAAAAATATTCAGTCCTCTGCACAAATACTTATTAGCGATACTAATATAAAAGCAAATGAAAGACTTTCTAATGAAAAACACGAGTTTGAAAACTTAGAGAATCCTATAGTCAAAAAAGAAGAAATAGAAAATAAAAAAACAGAAACTTCCTCTGATGATAAACCTGACACATTAGAAGAAGAGAAAGAAGAAAAAACAAATTCTAAACAAAATAGATATTCTATTTTTAAAGGACAGATTGAAAAGGCTGCATCTAAATTGACTGAGGTACTGGTGGCAAAAGAGCCTTCTGAAAACTTAGAGAAGTCAGAGTCAAAACAGGAAAAGCAATTTGATTTTCGAGAATTTGTAGAGAATCTGTTGTTTGAAAAAAAAGTCTCTAAGACAGATGAAATAAAAATAGATAATAACATTTCCGACGAAACAATTTCAGAATTTGAAGATTCAGAAAATGAAGACGATTTTTTAATAGATGATCCTCGGTTTTTCAATTTAGAACTTTTTCAATATTCGCAGGAAATTCTCGAAAAGGATTTTTCAAATGATTCAATTGCAGGTGAAGAATCTATAGATGAATTTGAACATAGAGAAAATCCGAATAATTCAGAAACCATAAAAATATCATTTAAGCAAGATATTTCTTCTCCAAAGAACAACGAAGGGTTAAACGATTTTTTAGACAGTGAAGATGAATCAAAAACAATTGAGATGAAATCGGAAAAACTCCAAGAAGAAAAATCACTCATAGAGAATGGTGCATCTGAAAAAAAGAATAATACACCTGAAAAAGAAGTAAATGTTTCATTTTTAGATAAATCGAAATGGCAAATTAAAAGAGAAAAAGAAGAAATACACAATTCTGAGAGAGTGAAGTCAGAAAACTTGGAAGCCAAAGGCATAAACTCCTTAAAAGATTTTAATTCATCTAATGAAAAAGAAAGAGGTAGTTTTGACGATAAAAGATCGGGTCAGTTCTTTTTTCATAGTACCGTGTCTTTGAAGGACAAATCGACACAAAAAATACAACCCAATGAAGAGATGTTGAAATCTGAAAAGTTTCAGAAGTCACTGAATAATTTAGTGCGTCAGGCGAAAGTGCATATTGTTGAAAATGGAAAAAGCTCTGCACAAGTATCTTTACATCCAAAGGAACTGGGAAAAGTTTTATTGAATGTAACAATTGAAAAAAACAGAGTAGAAGGAAAAATCGTGGTGGAATCAGAAACCGTAAAAGCTGCGGTAGCTACTGAAATGGCAAATCTAAAAATTGAGTTGAAATCTGTTGGTTTGAGTTTAGACAATCTTCAGATAGAAGTAGGTGGCAATGGGAATTTTATGAATTTTGCAAAAGACGATAACTTTGCAGAAGAAAAAGAGGGTAGTTTTAGAGGTAACAATAAACTACAAGAAAAATCTATAGAAGAAAATGGCATTCTGGTTGAATCACTTTCTTCAAATATTTTGGATATAAAAATTTAA
- the fliJ gene encoding flagellar export protein FliJ, whose amino-acid sequence MKKFKFHLETVLRLRKMKLDEKFRALAEIVSVVNSYKLQIQENEKEIEISRMQLNESVQAGADLTNFRAFDAYMKRLYVEIENYFVEIEKQNSALNQARIEVNEAIKQVRIIEILKEKKIKEFNDMVSKVERNETEEFNTISALRRKPNGDNKDKFFGFVGSATEESDDHEREFTKKESSELQKLYNRFA is encoded by the coding sequence TTGAAGAAGTTTAAATTCCATTTAGAAACTGTTTTGAGACTTAGGAAAATGAAGTTGGATGAAAAGTTCCGGGCACTTGCAGAAATTGTAAGTGTAGTGAATTCATATAAATTGCAGATTCAGGAAAATGAAAAAGAAATTGAAATATCCAGAATGCAATTAAATGAATCTGTACAAGCAGGAGCCGACCTAACTAATTTTCGAGCGTTCGATGCCTATATGAAAAGGCTGTACGTAGAAATTGAAAACTATTTTGTGGAAATAGAAAAACAGAATTCTGCTTTGAATCAAGCAAGAATAGAAGTAAATGAAGCGATCAAGCAAGTCAGAATCATAGAAATACTAAAAGAGAAAAAAATTAAAGAATTCAATGATATGGTTTCTAAAGTTGAAAGAAATGAAACTGAAGAATTCAACACGATAAGTGCATTAAGGAGAAAGCCAAATGGAGATAACAAGGATAAATTTTTCGGTTTTGTCGGATCTGCGACAGAAGAGTCAGATGACCATGAGCGAGAATTTACAAAAAAAGAATCAAGTGAGTTACAAAAACTCTACAATAGATTTGCATAA
- a CDS encoding transporter, translated as MKTVVKLIFGILIFQTLLYSEKKTPLQKVTMSDSVYNNFKLAKGKIIEVEGEVIHVLYSGQSVRFVMAKNLKNPVVIESYDPELINGAKVGYGFRLCGVFLKHRKFTIQEKKMRLPVILVESKKCSEGQ; from the coding sequence TTGAAAACGGTTGTAAAACTTATATTTGGAATTCTTATATTTCAAACTTTACTATATTCAGAGAAGAAAACGCCCTTGCAAAAAGTTACTATGAGCGATAGTGTTTATAATAACTTTAAATTAGCTAAAGGAAAAATTATTGAGGTTGAAGGAGAGGTTATTCATGTATTGTATTCGGGTCAATCTGTTCGATTTGTAATGGCAAAGAATTTGAAGAACCCGGTAGTGATTGAGTCTTATGACCCGGAATTAATAAACGGTGCAAAGGTGGGGTACGGTTTTCGGTTGTGTGGGGTGTTTTTAAAACATAGGAAATTTACAATTCAAGAAAAAAAAATGAGACTTCCAGTAATTTTGGTAGAAAGCAAAAAATGTTCGGAAGGGCAATAA
- a CDS encoding flagellar hook capping protein codes for MPDIQTTQNSEAARARYLDSDKRFDLKKHLENLDKEEKGGLKGIEIRSGQKQLGKDDFLKLLITQLSHQDPTSPVKDQDFIAQMAQFSSLEQMKNISSGISKMESRQSYSLVGKIVSGPDFVNGESIVGIAGALFFDSDGKTFVRVNGKTIDVNQITLISDPAILNKEEKPVSVSFPKSDKHDPKSPNVQTQGREKTEVMKEDAKVNEANESSNNLKEKTLEDWNFPGKNNSSGKIYE; via the coding sequence ATGCCTGATATACAAACAACTCAAAATTCTGAAGCAGCAAGAGCTAGGTATTTAGATTCGGATAAAAGATTCGATCTAAAAAAACATCTTGAGAATTTAGATAAGGAAGAAAAGGGAGGGTTGAAAGGAATCGAAATTCGATCCGGTCAAAAGCAACTTGGAAAGGATGATTTTCTGAAACTTCTAATCACACAATTGTCCCATCAAGACCCTACAAGCCCTGTGAAAGATCAAGATTTTATTGCACAGATGGCGCAATTCTCCAGTCTAGAGCAAATGAAAAATATTTCTTCTGGAATTTCTAAGATGGAGTCAAGGCAGAGCTATTCTTTAGTAGGGAAAATAGTGTCCGGTCCTGATTTTGTGAATGGCGAAAGTATTGTTGGTATAGCGGGAGCTTTATTTTTTGATTCGGATGGAAAAACTTTTGTCCGTGTAAACGGGAAAACAATCGATGTAAATCAGATTACTCTCATTTCTGATCCTGCAATATTAAACAAAGAAGAAAAACCTGTTTCGGTATCGTTTCCTAAATCTGATAAACACGACCCAAAGTCGCCTAACGTCCAAACTCAAGGGAGAGAGAAAACTGAAGTTATGAAAGAAGACGCTAAAGTGAATGAAGCAAATGAAAGTTCCAATAATTTAAAAGAGAAAACTTTGGAAGATTGGAACTTCCCGGGCAAAAACAATTCTAGTGGAAAAATATATGAATAA
- the flgE gene encoding flagellar hook protein FlgE, protein MMRSLYSGVSGLKNHQVRMDVIGNNISNVNTHGFKTERVTFQDMISQELMGASEPKENIGGVNPHQVGLGALIATIDKIMTQGALQTTGKNTDVAVSGEGFFIVKDGDKSFYTRAGSFNVDKNGNYVNPANGLKVQGWNSRLDENGNKFINSSASVEDIVIPLYSKEAAKATKQVDFQSNLNSSVLSVPSDATEEDRLKFINDPDPKKRRGHVTSINVFDDQGNERQLRMEMWKVRDNVWKARVSLNEASQVSIDVAATGGQNTQVPGNTEIELGFSPDGKLVSVGDGTDTQNTGKLSANVSFRIDGNPAVQTFSLNLGEANKITGVTQFSSDFTTKAVKQDGYPMGYMESFSIDNSGTITGVFSNGVKQPLARIAMATFTNPAGLNKAGDTMFSYSINSGEPNIGESGIAGRGKINAGLLEMSNVDLSDQFTDMIVTQRGFQANSRTITTSDQMIQEVLGLKR, encoded by the coding sequence ATGATGAGATCTCTTTATTCCGGAGTGTCTGGATTAAAAAACCATCAGGTAAGAATGGATGTGATTGGAAATAATATTTCGAATGTAAACACCCATGGGTTTAAAACGGAAAGAGTCACGTTTCAAGACATGATTTCACAAGAGCTTATGGGCGCATCTGAGCCAAAGGAAAACATTGGTGGTGTGAACCCTCATCAGGTAGGGCTTGGTGCTCTAATTGCAACGATTGATAAAATTATGACTCAAGGAGCTTTGCAAACAACAGGAAAGAACACTGACGTTGCAGTTTCTGGTGAGGGATTTTTTATCGTGAAAGATGGAGATAAATCTTTTTATACTCGCGCAGGCTCATTCAACGTGGATAAAAATGGGAACTATGTGAACCCTGCCAATGGTTTAAAGGTACAAGGATGGAACAGTCGTTTGGATGAGAATGGAAATAAATTTATCAATTCATCTGCATCAGTAGAAGACATTGTAATTCCACTATACTCCAAAGAAGCCGCTAAGGCAACTAAGCAGGTAGATTTTCAATCTAACTTAAATTCATCTGTTCTATCTGTTCCATCAGATGCCACAGAAGAAGATCGTTTGAAATTTATAAATGACCCCGATCCAAAAAAAAGAAGAGGGCATGTTACTTCCATTAATGTGTTTGATGATCAAGGAAATGAAAGGCAACTCAGAATGGAGATGTGGAAGGTTAGGGATAATGTTTGGAAAGCAAGAGTATCTTTAAATGAAGCCTCTCAGGTTTCGATTGATGTCGCTGCGACAGGTGGACAAAATACACAAGTGCCCGGAAATACAGAAATCGAACTTGGATTTTCTCCCGATGGCAAACTTGTATCGGTTGGTGATGGAACAGACACGCAAAATACCGGAAAGCTGTCGGCTAACGTATCATTTCGGATTGATGGAAATCCTGCTGTTCAAACTTTTTCTTTAAATTTAGGTGAAGCCAACAAGATTACAGGTGTTACTCAGTTTTCTTCTGACTTTACTACAAAGGCGGTAAAGCAAGACGGCTACCCTATGGGTTATATGGAATCATTCTCTATAGATAATTCTGGAACAATTACTGGAGTTTTTTCAAATGGAGTGAAGCAGCCCTTAGCAAGAATTGCAATGGCTACATTTACAAATCCTGCCGGATTGAATAAAGCCGGAGATACCATGTTTAGCTATTCCATAAACTCAGGTGAGCCTAATATCGGTGAAAGTGGAATTGCAGGTAGAGGAAAAATTAATGCGGGTCTGTTAGAAATGTCAAATGTAGATCTTTCTGATCAGTTTACAGACATGATTGTAACTCAAAGAGGGTTTCAAGCAAACTCTAGAACGATTACAACATCAGATCAGATGATTCAGGAAGTGCTTGGTCTAAAACGATAA
- a CDS encoding flagellar protein FlbB gives MSGITEKARAFYLIVLILFLISIGFFVFDYFQVINADEIFPFLSKKPAIVNQDEESPTEIEKIEIRKSKERLSEEIEEVENIRKSLAMEKEKLEAESEKLEQMKLGIRQKEKEVKEKEEAENSRKNKIKVLANKVANMPPDSAVGMLKNWPDSDIIDVFKQMDKDAEEEGKQTITTYLLTLFTPERRSVITNKWLDSESDKVVDEKISFSSEENKSN, from the coding sequence ATGAGTGGAATTACTGAAAAAGCAAGAGCATTCTATTTAATTGTATTAATTTTATTTTTAATATCAATTGGATTTTTTGTATTTGATTACTTTCAAGTGATCAATGCAGATGAGATATTTCCATTTTTGTCCAAGAAACCTGCCATAGTAAATCAAGATGAAGAGTCTCCCACTGAAATTGAAAAAATAGAAATACGGAAGAGTAAAGAAAGATTATCTGAAGAAATTGAAGAAGTTGAAAATATCAGAAAATCACTTGCGATGGAAAAAGAGAAATTAGAAGCAGAAAGTGAAAAATTAGAGCAAATGAAACTCGGAATTCGTCAAAAAGAAAAAGAAGTCAAAGAAAAAGAAGAGGCTGAAAATTCTAGAAAGAATAAAATTAAAGTGTTAGCGAATAAGGTTGCTAACATGCCTCCAGATTCTGCGGTAGGGATGTTAAAAAATTGGCCGGACAGCGACATTATCGATGTGTTTAAACAGATGGATAAAGACGCAGAAGAAGAGGGAAAACAAACGATCACTACATATCTATTAACATTATTTACACCTGAGAGAAGGTCGGTGATTACAAATAAATGGTTGGATAGTGAGTCTGATAAAGTAGTGGATGAAAAGATCAGTTTTAGTAGCGAGGAAAATAAATCAAATTGA